From a region of the Castor canadensis chromosome 7, mCasCan1.hap1v2, whole genome shotgun sequence genome:
- the Hyi gene encoding putative hydroxypyruvate isomerase isoform X8: MAPLRFSANLSWLFPELPSLPARLRAAGRSGFEAAEVAWPYAEPPEALARAAQDAGLRLVLINTPRGDQEKGEMGLAAVPGRQAAFREGLEQAVLYAKALGCPRIHLMAGRVPQGADRAAVRGEMETVFLENLKYAAGVLAQDIFHWQIMDGNLTGNIREFLPIVGHVQVAQVPGRGEPGSSGELDFSYLFQLLEDEGYEGFVGCEYKPQGDTIAGLSWLRSYWDRRGHPQDGR; this comes from the exons ATGGCTCCGCTGCGCTTTTCAGCTAATCTGTCATGGTTGTTCCCGGAGCTCCCCAGCCTTCCCGCGCGGCTGCGGGCCGCGGGCCGCTCGGGCTTCGAAGCCGCCGAGGTGGCCTGGCCATACGCCGAGCCGCCCGAGGCGCTGGCGCGCGCGGCGCAGGACGCGGGGCTGCGGCTGGTGCTGATCAACACGCCCCGTG GAGACCAAGAGAAGGGGGAAATGGGCTTGGCGGCCGTCCCTGGGAGACAGGCGGCCTTCCGAGAGGGGCTGGAGCAGGCTGTGCTGTACGCCAAGGCTCTGGGCTGTCCCAG GATCCACCTGATGGCTGGCCGAGTACCCCAGGGGGCTGACCGAGCAGCAGTCAGAGGTGAGATGGAGACAGTTTTTCTGGAGAACCTGAAGTATGCAGCTGGAGTTTTGGCTCAG GACATATTCCACTGGCAGATCATGGATGGGAACCTGACTGGAAACATCAGGGAGTTCCTGCCCATCGTTG GGCATGTACAGGTGGCACAGGTTCCAGGACGAGGGGAGCCAGGCAGCTCAGGAGAGCTGGACTTCTCATACCTGTTCCAGCTGCTGGAAGACGAAGGCTATGAAGGCTTCGTGGGTTGCGAGTATAAGCCTCAAG GAGATACGATAGCGGGTCTAAGTTGGCTACGTTCATATTGGGATAGGCGGGGCCACCCACAGGATGGCCGATGA
- the Hyi gene encoding putative hydroxypyruvate isomerase isoform X2 has translation MAPLRFSANLSWLFPELPSLPARLRAAGRSGFEAAEVAWPYAEPPEALARAAQDAGLRLVLINTPRGDQEKGEMGLAAVPGRQAAFREGLEQAVLYAKALGCPRIHLMAGRVPQGADRAAVRGEMETVFLENLKYAAGVLAQVRGRNVGDQLRHETGHWLMPEGQMSMLVSDWLMGDKCGSSVHCIQHGARRTSWECWNPLTPGSRTPSTSWIHPSRDIFHWQIMDGNLTGNIREFLPIVGHVQVAQVPGRGEPGSSGELDFSYLFQLLEDEGYEGFVGCEYKPQGDTIAGLSWLRSYWDRRGHPQDGR, from the exons ATGGCTCCGCTGCGCTTTTCAGCTAATCTGTCATGGTTGTTCCCGGAGCTCCCCAGCCTTCCCGCGCGGCTGCGGGCCGCGGGCCGCTCGGGCTTCGAAGCCGCCGAGGTGGCCTGGCCATACGCCGAGCCGCCCGAGGCGCTGGCGCGCGCGGCGCAGGACGCGGGGCTGCGGCTGGTGCTGATCAACACGCCCCGTG GAGACCAAGAGAAGGGGGAAATGGGCTTGGCGGCCGTCCCTGGGAGACAGGCGGCCTTCCGAGAGGGGCTGGAGCAGGCTGTGCTGTACGCCAAGGCTCTGGGCTGTCCCAG GATCCACCTGATGGCTGGCCGAGTACCCCAGGGGGCTGACCGAGCAGCAGTCAGAGGTGAGATGGAGACAGTTTTTCTGGAGAACCTGAAGTATGCAGCTGGAGTTTTGGCTCAGGTGAGAGGTAGAAATGTGGGAGACCAGTTGAGGCATGAGACTGGGCACTGGCTCATGCCAGAGGGACAGATGAGTATGTTGGTCAGCGACTGGCTGATGGGGGACAAATGTGGAAGCTCTGTGCACTGCATCCAACATGGTGCTAGGAGAACCTCGTGGGAATGCTGGAACCCATTAACACCCGGATCACGGACCCCCAGTACTTCCTGGATACACCCCAGCAGG GACATATTCCACTGGCAGATCATGGATGGGAACCTGACTGGAAACATCAGGGAGTTCCTGCCCATCGTTG GGCATGTACAGGTGGCACAGGTTCCAGGACGAGGGGAGCCAGGCAGCTCAGGAGAGCTGGACTTCTCATACCTGTTCCAGCTGCTGGAAGACGAAGGCTATGAAGGCTTCGTGGGTTGCGAGTATAAGCCTCAAG GAGATACGATAGCGGGTCTAAGTTGGCTACGTTCATATTGGGATAGGCGGGGCCACCCACAGGATGGCCGATGA
- the Hyi gene encoding putative hydroxypyruvate isomerase isoform X9, giving the protein MAPLRFSANLSWLFPELPSLPARLRAAGRSGFEAAEVAWPYAEPPEALARAAQDAGLRLVLINTPRGDQEKGEMGLAAVPGRQAAFREGLEQAVLYAKALGCPRIHLMAGRVPQGADRAAVRAAAILQKVGRPNLQLQMDIFHWQIMDGNLTGNIREFLPIVGHVQVAQVPGRGEPGSSGELDFSYLFQLLEDEGYEGFVGCEYKPQGDTIAGLSWLRSYWDRRGHPQDGR; this is encoded by the exons ATGGCTCCGCTGCGCTTTTCAGCTAATCTGTCATGGTTGTTCCCGGAGCTCCCCAGCCTTCCCGCGCGGCTGCGGGCCGCGGGCCGCTCGGGCTTCGAAGCCGCCGAGGTGGCCTGGCCATACGCCGAGCCGCCCGAGGCGCTGGCGCGCGCGGCGCAGGACGCGGGGCTGCGGCTGGTGCTGATCAACACGCCCCGTG GAGACCAAGAGAAGGGGGAAATGGGCTTGGCGGCCGTCCCTGGGAGACAGGCGGCCTTCCGAGAGGGGCTGGAGCAGGCTGTGCTGTACGCCAAGGCTCTGGGCTGTCCCAG GATCCACCTGATGGCTGGCCGAGTACCCCAGGGGGCTGACCGAGCAGCAGTCAGAG CTGCAGCCATTTTACAGAAGGTTGGAAGACCCAACCTCCAATTGCAAATG GACATATTCCACTGGCAGATCATGGATGGGAACCTGACTGGAAACATCAGGGAGTTCCTGCCCATCGTTG GGCATGTACAGGTGGCACAGGTTCCAGGACGAGGGGAGCCAGGCAGCTCAGGAGAGCTGGACTTCTCATACCTGTTCCAGCTGCTGGAAGACGAAGGCTATGAAGGCTTCGTGGGTTGCGAGTATAAGCCTCAAG GAGATACGATAGCGGGTCTAAGTTGGCTACGTTCATATTGGGATAGGCGGGGCCACCCACAGGATGGCCGATGA
- the Hyi gene encoding putative hydroxypyruvate isomerase isoform X4 has product MAPLRFSANLSWLFPELPSLPARLRAAGRSGFEAAEVAWPYAEPPEALARAAQDAGLRLVLINTPRGDQEKGEMGLAAVPGRQAAFREGLEQAVLYAKALGCPRIHLMAGRVPQGADRAAVRGEMETVFLENLKYAAGVLAQENLVGMLEPINTRITDPQYFLDTPQQAAAILQKVGRPNLQLQMDIFHWQIMDGNLTGNIREFLPIVGHVQVAQVPGRGEPGSSGELDFSYLFQLLEDEGYEGFVGCEYKPQGDTIAGLSWLRSYWDRRGHPQDGR; this is encoded by the exons ATGGCTCCGCTGCGCTTTTCAGCTAATCTGTCATGGTTGTTCCCGGAGCTCCCCAGCCTTCCCGCGCGGCTGCGGGCCGCGGGCCGCTCGGGCTTCGAAGCCGCCGAGGTGGCCTGGCCATACGCCGAGCCGCCCGAGGCGCTGGCGCGCGCGGCGCAGGACGCGGGGCTGCGGCTGGTGCTGATCAACACGCCCCGTG GAGACCAAGAGAAGGGGGAAATGGGCTTGGCGGCCGTCCCTGGGAGACAGGCGGCCTTCCGAGAGGGGCTGGAGCAGGCTGTGCTGTACGCCAAGGCTCTGGGCTGTCCCAG GATCCACCTGATGGCTGGCCGAGTACCCCAGGGGGCTGACCGAGCAGCAGTCAGAGGTGAGATGGAGACAGTTTTTCTGGAGAACCTGAAGTATGCAGCTGGAGTTTTGGCTCAG GAGAACCTCGTGGGAATGCTGGAACCCATTAACACCCGGATCACGGACCCCCAGTACTTCCTGGATACACCCCAGCAGG CTGCAGCCATTTTACAGAAGGTTGGAAGACCCAACCTCCAATTGCAAATG GACATATTCCACTGGCAGATCATGGATGGGAACCTGACTGGAAACATCAGGGAGTTCCTGCCCATCGTTG GGCATGTACAGGTGGCACAGGTTCCAGGACGAGGGGAGCCAGGCAGCTCAGGAGAGCTGGACTTCTCATACCTGTTCCAGCTGCTGGAAGACGAAGGCTATGAAGGCTTCGTGGGTTGCGAGTATAAGCCTCAAG GAGATACGATAGCGGGTCTAAGTTGGCTACGTTCATATTGGGATAGGCGGGGCCACCCACAGGATGGCCGATGA
- the Hyi gene encoding putative hydroxypyruvate isomerase isoform X10: MVVPGAPQPSRAAAGRGPLGLRSRRGGLAIRRAARGAGARGAGRGAAAGADQHAPWRPREGGNGLGGRPWETGGLPRGAGAGCAVRQGSGLSQVSWEGPEGRSSKYRTGIHLMAGRVPQGADRAAVRGEMETVFLENLKYAAGVLAQENLVGMLEPINTRITDPQYFLDTPQQGHIPLADHGWEPDWKHQGVPAHRWACTGGTGSRTRGARQLRRAGLLIPVPAAGRRRL; encoded by the exons ATGGTTGTTCCCGGAGCTCCCCAGCCTTCCCGCGCGGCTGCGGGCCGCGGGCCGCTCGGGCTTCGAAGCCGCCGAGGTGGCCTGGCCATACGCCGAGCCGCCCGAGGCGCTGGCGCGCGCGGCGCAGGACGCGGGGCTGCGGCTGGTGCTGATCAACACGCCCCGTG GAGACCAAGAGAAGGGGGAAATGGGCTTGGCGGCCGTCCCTGGGAGACAGGCGGCCTTCCGAGAGGGGCTGGAGCAGGCTGTGCTGTACGCCAAGGCTCTGGGCTGTCCCAG GTCTCATGGGAAGGACCAGAAGGGAGAAGTTCAAAGTATAGGACGGG GATCCACCTGATGGCTGGCCGAGTACCCCAGGGGGCTGACCGAGCAGCAGTCAGAGGTGAGATGGAGACAGTTTTTCTGGAGAACCTGAAGTATGCAGCTGGAGTTTTGGCTCAG GAGAACCTCGTGGGAATGCTGGAACCCATTAACACCCGGATCACGGACCCCCAGTACTTCCTGGATACACCCCAGCAGG GACATATTCCACTGGCAGATCATGGATGGGAACCTGACTGGAAACATCAGGGAGTTCCTGCCCATCGTTG GGCATGTACAGGTGGCACAGGTTCCAGGACGAGGGGAGCCAGGCAGCTCAGGAGAGCTGGACTTCTCATACCTGTTCCAGCTGCTGGAAGACGAAGGCTATGA
- the Hyi gene encoding putative hydroxypyruvate isomerase isoform X1: MVVPGAPQPSRAAAGRGPLGLRSRRGGLAIRRAARGAGARGAGRGAAAGADQHAPWRPREGGNGLGGRPWETGGLPRGAGAGCAVRQGSGLSQVSWEGPEGRSSKYRTGIHLMAGRVPQGADRAAVRGEMETVFLENLKYAAGVLAQVRGRNVGDQLRHETGHWLMPEGQMSMLVSDWLMGDKCGSSVHCIQHGARRTSWECWNPLTPGSRTPSTSWIHPSRDIFHWQIMDGNLTGNIREFLPIVGHVQVAQVPGRGEPGSSGELDFSYLFQLLEDEGYEGFVGCEYKPQGDTIAGLSWLRSYWDRRGHPQDGR, encoded by the exons ATGGTTGTTCCCGGAGCTCCCCAGCCTTCCCGCGCGGCTGCGGGCCGCGGGCCGCTCGGGCTTCGAAGCCGCCGAGGTGGCCTGGCCATACGCCGAGCCGCCCGAGGCGCTGGCGCGCGCGGCGCAGGACGCGGGGCTGCGGCTGGTGCTGATCAACACGCCCCGTG GAGACCAAGAGAAGGGGGAAATGGGCTTGGCGGCCGTCCCTGGGAGACAGGCGGCCTTCCGAGAGGGGCTGGAGCAGGCTGTGCTGTACGCCAAGGCTCTGGGCTGTCCCAG GTCTCATGGGAAGGACCAGAAGGGAGAAGTTCAAAGTATAGGACGGG GATCCACCTGATGGCTGGCCGAGTACCCCAGGGGGCTGACCGAGCAGCAGTCAGAGGTGAGATGGAGACAGTTTTTCTGGAGAACCTGAAGTATGCAGCTGGAGTTTTGGCTCAGGTGAGAGGTAGAAATGTGGGAGACCAGTTGAGGCATGAGACTGGGCACTGGCTCATGCCAGAGGGACAGATGAGTATGTTGGTCAGCGACTGGCTGATGGGGGACAAATGTGGAAGCTCTGTGCACTGCATCCAACATGGTGCTAGGAGAACCTCGTGGGAATGCTGGAACCCATTAACACCCGGATCACGGACCCCCAGTACTTCCTGGATACACCCCAGCAGG GACATATTCCACTGGCAGATCATGGATGGGAACCTGACTGGAAACATCAGGGAGTTCCTGCCCATCGTTG GGCATGTACAGGTGGCACAGGTTCCAGGACGAGGGGAGCCAGGCAGCTCAGGAGAGCTGGACTTCTCATACCTGTTCCAGCTGCTGGAAGACGAAGGCTATGAAGGCTTCGTGGGTTGCGAGTATAAGCCTCAAG GAGATACGATAGCGGGTCTAAGTTGGCTACGTTCATATTGGGATAGGCGGGGCCACCCACAGGATGGCCGATGA
- the Hyi gene encoding putative hydroxypyruvate isomerase isoform X6, giving the protein MVVPGAPQPSRAAAGRGPLGLRSRRGGLAIRRAARGAGARGAGRGAAAGADQHAPWRPREGGNGLGGRPWETGGLPRGAGAGCAVRQGSGLSQVSWEGPEGRSSKYRTGIHLMAGRVPQGADRAAVRGEMETVFLENLKYAAGVLAQDIFHWQIMDGNLTGNIREFLPIVGHVQVAQVPGRGEPGSSGELDFSYLFQLLEDEGYEGFVGCEYKPQGDTIAGLSWLRSYWDRRGHPQDGR; this is encoded by the exons ATGGTTGTTCCCGGAGCTCCCCAGCCTTCCCGCGCGGCTGCGGGCCGCGGGCCGCTCGGGCTTCGAAGCCGCCGAGGTGGCCTGGCCATACGCCGAGCCGCCCGAGGCGCTGGCGCGCGCGGCGCAGGACGCGGGGCTGCGGCTGGTGCTGATCAACACGCCCCGTG GAGACCAAGAGAAGGGGGAAATGGGCTTGGCGGCCGTCCCTGGGAGACAGGCGGCCTTCCGAGAGGGGCTGGAGCAGGCTGTGCTGTACGCCAAGGCTCTGGGCTGTCCCAG GTCTCATGGGAAGGACCAGAAGGGAGAAGTTCAAAGTATAGGACGGG GATCCACCTGATGGCTGGCCGAGTACCCCAGGGGGCTGACCGAGCAGCAGTCAGAGGTGAGATGGAGACAGTTTTTCTGGAGAACCTGAAGTATGCAGCTGGAGTTTTGGCTCAG GACATATTCCACTGGCAGATCATGGATGGGAACCTGACTGGAAACATCAGGGAGTTCCTGCCCATCGTTG GGCATGTACAGGTGGCACAGGTTCCAGGACGAGGGGAGCCAGGCAGCTCAGGAGAGCTGGACTTCTCATACCTGTTCCAGCTGCTGGAAGACGAAGGCTATGAAGGCTTCGTGGGTTGCGAGTATAAGCCTCAAG GAGATACGATAGCGGGTCTAAGTTGGCTACGTTCATATTGGGATAGGCGGGGCCACCCACAGGATGGCCGATGA
- the Hyi gene encoding putative hydroxypyruvate isomerase isoform X11: MVVPGAPQPSRAAAGRGPLGLRSRRGGLAIRRAARGAGARGAGRGAAAGADQHAPWRPREGGNGLGGRPWETGGLPRGAGAGCAVRQGSGLSQVSWEGPEGRSSKYRTGRTSWECWNPLTPGSRTPSTSWIHPSRDIFHWQIMDGNLTGNIREFLPIVGHVQVAQVPGRGEPGSSGELDFSYLFQLLEDEGYEGFVGCEYKPQGDTIAGLSWLRSYWDRRGHPQDGR, from the exons ATGGTTGTTCCCGGAGCTCCCCAGCCTTCCCGCGCGGCTGCGGGCCGCGGGCCGCTCGGGCTTCGAAGCCGCCGAGGTGGCCTGGCCATACGCCGAGCCGCCCGAGGCGCTGGCGCGCGCGGCGCAGGACGCGGGGCTGCGGCTGGTGCTGATCAACACGCCCCGTG GAGACCAAGAGAAGGGGGAAATGGGCTTGGCGGCCGTCCCTGGGAGACAGGCGGCCTTCCGAGAGGGGCTGGAGCAGGCTGTGCTGTACGCCAAGGCTCTGGGCTGTCCCAG GTCTCATGGGAAGGACCAGAAGGGAGAAGTTCAAAGTATAGGACGGG GAGAACCTCGTGGGAATGCTGGAACCCATTAACACCCGGATCACGGACCCCCAGTACTTCCTGGATACACCCCAGCAGG GACATATTCCACTGGCAGATCATGGATGGGAACCTGACTGGAAACATCAGGGAGTTCCTGCCCATCGTTG GGCATGTACAGGTGGCACAGGTTCCAGGACGAGGGGAGCCAGGCAGCTCAGGAGAGCTGGACTTCTCATACCTGTTCCAGCTGCTGGAAGACGAAGGCTATGAAGGCTTCGTGGGTTGCGAGTATAAGCCTCAAG GAGATACGATAGCGGGTCTAAGTTGGCTACGTTCATATTGGGATAGGCGGGGCCACCCACAGGATGGCCGATGA
- the Hyi gene encoding putative hydroxypyruvate isomerase isoform X7, with translation MVVPGAPQPSRAAAGRGPLGLRSRRGGLAIRRAARGAGARGAGRGAAAGADQHAPWRPREGGNGLGGRPWETGGLPRGAGAGCAVRQGSGLSQVSWEGPEGRSSKYRTGIHLMAGRVPQGADRAAVRAAAILQKVGRPNLQLQMDIFHWQIMDGNLTGNIREFLPIVGHVQVAQVPGRGEPGSSGELDFSYLFQLLEDEGYEGFVGCEYKPQGDTIAGLSWLRSYWDRRGHPQDGR, from the exons ATGGTTGTTCCCGGAGCTCCCCAGCCTTCCCGCGCGGCTGCGGGCCGCGGGCCGCTCGGGCTTCGAAGCCGCCGAGGTGGCCTGGCCATACGCCGAGCCGCCCGAGGCGCTGGCGCGCGCGGCGCAGGACGCGGGGCTGCGGCTGGTGCTGATCAACACGCCCCGTG GAGACCAAGAGAAGGGGGAAATGGGCTTGGCGGCCGTCCCTGGGAGACAGGCGGCCTTCCGAGAGGGGCTGGAGCAGGCTGTGCTGTACGCCAAGGCTCTGGGCTGTCCCAG GTCTCATGGGAAGGACCAGAAGGGAGAAGTTCAAAGTATAGGACGGG GATCCACCTGATGGCTGGCCGAGTACCCCAGGGGGCTGACCGAGCAGCAGTCAGAG CTGCAGCCATTTTACAGAAGGTTGGAAGACCCAACCTCCAATTGCAAATG GACATATTCCACTGGCAGATCATGGATGGGAACCTGACTGGAAACATCAGGGAGTTCCTGCCCATCGTTG GGCATGTACAGGTGGCACAGGTTCCAGGACGAGGGGAGCCAGGCAGCTCAGGAGAGCTGGACTTCTCATACCTGTTCCAGCTGCTGGAAGACGAAGGCTATGAAGGCTTCGTGGGTTGCGAGTATAAGCCTCAAG GAGATACGATAGCGGGTCTAAGTTGGCTACGTTCATATTGGGATAGGCGGGGCCACCCACAGGATGGCCGATGA
- the Hyi gene encoding putative hydroxypyruvate isomerase isoform X3: MVVPGAPQPSRAAAGRGPLGLRSRRGGLAIRRAARGAGARGAGRGAAAGADQHAPWRPREGGNGLGGRPWETGGLPRGAGAGCAVRQGSGLSQVSWEGPEGRSSKYRTGIHLMAGRVPQGADRAAVRGEMETVFLENLKYAAGVLAQENLVGMLEPINTRITDPQYFLDTPQQAAAILQKVGRPNLQLQMDIFHWQIMDGNLTGNIREFLPIVGHVQVAQVPGRGEPGSSGELDFSYLFQLLEDEGYEGFVGCEYKPQGDTIAGLSWLRSYWDRRGHPQDGR, from the exons ATGGTTGTTCCCGGAGCTCCCCAGCCTTCCCGCGCGGCTGCGGGCCGCGGGCCGCTCGGGCTTCGAAGCCGCCGAGGTGGCCTGGCCATACGCCGAGCCGCCCGAGGCGCTGGCGCGCGCGGCGCAGGACGCGGGGCTGCGGCTGGTGCTGATCAACACGCCCCGTG GAGACCAAGAGAAGGGGGAAATGGGCTTGGCGGCCGTCCCTGGGAGACAGGCGGCCTTCCGAGAGGGGCTGGAGCAGGCTGTGCTGTACGCCAAGGCTCTGGGCTGTCCCAG GTCTCATGGGAAGGACCAGAAGGGAGAAGTTCAAAGTATAGGACGGG GATCCACCTGATGGCTGGCCGAGTACCCCAGGGGGCTGACCGAGCAGCAGTCAGAGGTGAGATGGAGACAGTTTTTCTGGAGAACCTGAAGTATGCAGCTGGAGTTTTGGCTCAG GAGAACCTCGTGGGAATGCTGGAACCCATTAACACCCGGATCACGGACCCCCAGTACTTCCTGGATACACCCCAGCAGG CTGCAGCCATTTTACAGAAGGTTGGAAGACCCAACCTCCAATTGCAAATG GACATATTCCACTGGCAGATCATGGATGGGAACCTGACTGGAAACATCAGGGAGTTCCTGCCCATCGTTG GGCATGTACAGGTGGCACAGGTTCCAGGACGAGGGGAGCCAGGCAGCTCAGGAGAGCTGGACTTCTCATACCTGTTCCAGCTGCTGGAAGACGAAGGCTATGAAGGCTTCGTGGGTTGCGAGTATAAGCCTCAAG GAGATACGATAGCGGGTCTAAGTTGGCTACGTTCATATTGGGATAGGCGGGGCCACCCACAGGATGGCCGATGA
- the Hyi gene encoding putative hydroxypyruvate isomerase isoform X5, whose product MGRRHTIPGKDAVARGNRKVSWEGPEGRSSKYRTGIHLMAGRVPQGADRAAVRGEMETVFLENLKYAAGVLAQVRGRNVGDQLRHETGHWLMPEGQMSMLVSDWLMGDKCGSSVHCIQHGARRTSWECWNPLTPGSRTPSTSWIHPSRDIFHWQIMDGNLTGNIREFLPIVGHVQVAQVPGRGEPGSSGELDFSYLFQLLEDEGYEGFVGCEYKPQGDTIAGLSWLRSYWDRRGHPQDGR is encoded by the exons ATGGGCAGGAGGCatactattccaggaaaggaTGCTGTAGCCAGAGGCAACAGGAAG GTCTCATGGGAAGGACCAGAAGGGAGAAGTTCAAAGTATAGGACGGG GATCCACCTGATGGCTGGCCGAGTACCCCAGGGGGCTGACCGAGCAGCAGTCAGAGGTGAGATGGAGACAGTTTTTCTGGAGAACCTGAAGTATGCAGCTGGAGTTTTGGCTCAGGTGAGAGGTAGAAATGTGGGAGACCAGTTGAGGCATGAGACTGGGCACTGGCTCATGCCAGAGGGACAGATGAGTATGTTGGTCAGCGACTGGCTGATGGGGGACAAATGTGGAAGCTCTGTGCACTGCATCCAACATGGTGCTAGGAGAACCTCGTGGGAATGCTGGAACCCATTAACACCCGGATCACGGACCCCCAGTACTTCCTGGATACACCCCAGCAGG GACATATTCCACTGGCAGATCATGGATGGGAACCTGACTGGAAACATCAGGGAGTTCCTGCCCATCGTTG GGCATGTACAGGTGGCACAGGTTCCAGGACGAGGGGAGCCAGGCAGCTCAGGAGAGCTGGACTTCTCATACCTGTTCCAGCTGCTGGAAGACGAAGGCTATGAAGGCTTCGTGGGTTGCGAGTATAAGCCTCAAG GAGATACGATAGCGGGTCTAAGTTGGCTACGTTCATATTGGGATAGGCGGGGCCACCCACAGGATGGCCGATGA